Proteins from one Acomys russatus chromosome 12, mAcoRus1.1, whole genome shotgun sequence genomic window:
- the Sh3bp4 gene encoding SH3 domain-binding protein 4, whose protein sequence is MAAQRIRAANSNCLPRCKSEGTLIDLSEGFSETSFNDVKVPSPSALLVDNPTPFGNAKEVIAIKDYCPNNFTTLKFSKGDHLYVLDTSGGEWWYAHNTTEMGYIPSSYVQPLNYRNSTLSDSGMIDNLPDSPDEVAKELDLLGGWTDDQKESSRPYSNNPFWNGVQTNPFLNGNPQPSTDELNPKSTVDLLLFDTGTSSFTESSSATTNSTGNIFDELPATSGLLREQPVKRDNPFFRSKRSYSLSELSVLQAKSDAPPTSSFFTGLKSPAPEQFQSREDFRAAWLNHRKLARSCHDLDLLGQSPGWGQTQAVETNIVCKLDSSGGSVQLPDTNISIHVPEGHVAPGETQQISMKALLDPPLELNSDRSNSVSPVVEVKLSNLEVRTFIILEMKVSAEVKGDIFSKSTVLLQCLRSDSKEGPYVPIPLAYSYGDTVQVQLDNLEPCMYLAIVAQGPNILYPSTVWDFINKRVTVGLYGPKHIHPSFKTVVTIFGHDCAPKTLLVSEVTRQAPSPAPVALQLWGKHQFILSRPQDLKVCMFSNMSNYEVKASEQGKVVRGFQVKLGKVSRLIFSVISQNPNELSDFTLRVQVKDDQDTILTQFCVQTPQPPPKSAIKPSGQRRFLKKNEVGKIILSPFVVTTKYPTFQDRPVSSLKFGKLLKTVVRQNKSHYLLEYKKGDAVALLSEERIRLKGQLWTKEWYIGYYQGKVGLVHTKNVLVVGKARPSLFSGPELSTSVLLEQILRPCKFLTYIYASVRTLLMENISSWRAFADALGYGNLPLTFFCRAELDSEPERVASVLEKLKEDCNNPDNKDRKSFQKELVMALLKMDCQGLVVRLIQDFVLLTTAVEVAQRWRELAEKLAKVSKQQMDAYESPHRDRNGVVDSEAMWKPAYDFLLTWSHQIGDSYRDVIQELHIGLDKMKNPITRRWKHLTGTLILVNSLDILRAAAFSPADRDDFVI, encoded by the exons ATGGCGGCCCAGCGCATCCGGGCGGCCAACTCCAATTGCCTCCCCCGGTGCAAGTCAGAGGGGACGCTGATTGACCTGAGTGAGGGCTTCTCAGAGACAAGCTTTAATGACGTCAAAG TGCCTTCCCCCAGTGCCTTGCTAGTGGACAACCCCACACCTTTTGGAAACGCTAAGGAAGTGATTGCGATCAAAGACTACTGCCCCAACAACTTCACCACCCTAAAGTTCTCCAAGGGCGACCACCTCTACGTCTTGGACACGTCTGGTGGGGAGTGGTGGTATGCCCACAACACCACGGAGATGGGTTACATCCCTTCCTCCTACGTGCAGCCGTTGAATTACCGGAATTCCACCCTGAGTGACAGCGGCATGATTGACAATCTCCCAGACAGCCCTGATGAAGTGGCCAAGGAGCTAGATCTGCtagggggctggacagatgacCAGAAAGAATCTAGCAGACCCTATAGTAACAACCCTTTCTGGAATGGAGTCCAAACAAACCCCTTTCTGAACGGGAATCCACAACCCAGCACGGATGAGCTAAACCCCAAGAGTACTGTGGATCTCCTCCTTTTTGACACGGGCACATCTTCCTTTACCGAATCCAGCTCGGCTACCACCAACAGCACCGGCAACATTTTTGATGAGCTCCCGGCCACCAGTGGACTCCTCAGGGAGCAGCCGGTCAAGCGAGACAACCCCTTCTTCAGAAGTAAGCGTTCCTACAGCCTTTCAGAACTCTCCGTCCTGCAGGCCAAATCGGATGCTCCCCCCACATCCAGTTTCTTCACGGGCTTGAAGTCACCTGCCCCAGAACAGTTTCAAAGCCGAGAAGACTTCCGGGCGGCCTGGCTAAATCACCGGAAGCTGGCCCGTTCCTGCCATGACTTGGACCTGCTGGGCCAAAGCCCAGGTTGGGGCCAGACCCAAGCGGTGGAGACAAATATCGTGTGCAAGCTGGATAGCTCTGGGGGCTCGGTGCAGCTTCCTGACACCAACATCAGCATCCACGTGCCCGAGGGCCATGTGGCCCCTGGGGAGACACAGCAGATCTCCATGAAAGCCCTGCTGGACCCTCCACTCGAGCTCAACAGTGATAGGTCCAACAGCGTCAGCCCTGTGGTGGAGGTGAAGCTCAGCAACCTGGAGGTGAGGACCTTCATCATCTTGGAGATGAAGGTCTCTGCCGAGGTGAAGGGCGACATCTTCAGCAAAAGCACAGTGCTCCTGCAGTGCTTGAGAAGTGACTCAAAGGAGGGGCCTTACGTGCCCATCCCCCTCGCCTACAGCTATGGGGACACCGTACAAGTGCAGCTGGACAATCTGGAACCCTGCATGTACCTAGCTATCGTTGCCCAAGGCCCCAACATCCTCTACCCTTCCACCGTGTGGGATTTCATCAATAAGAGGGTCACCGTGGGTCTCTACGGTCCCAaacacatccatccatccttcaagACAGTAGTGACCATTTTTGGACATGATTGCGCCCCCAAGACCCTCCTGGTCAGTGAGGTTACCCGGCAGGCTCCCAGTCCTGCCCCCGTGGCCCTACAGCTGTGGGGCAAACACCAGTTCATCCTGTCCAGGCCCCAGGATCTCAAAGTGTGTATGTTCTCCAATATGAGCAActatgaggtcaaggccagcgaGCAAGGCAAAGTGGTGAGAGGCTTCCAGGTGAAGCTTGGTAAGGTTAGCCGCCTGATCTTCTCCGTCATCTCCCAGAACCCCAACGAGCTGTCCGACTTCACACTGAGGGTCCAAGTCAAGGACGACCAGGACACAATCCTCACGCAGTTCTGTGTCCAGACTCCGCAACCGCCCCCGAAAAGTGCCATTAAACCATCCGGGCAGAGGAGGTTTCTTAAGAAGAATGAGGTTGGGAAGATCATCCTGTCGCCGTTTGTCGTCACCACCAAGTACCCAACGTTTCAGGACCGCCCTGTGTCTAGTCTCAAGTTCGGCAAGCTCCTGAAGACCGTGGTGCGGCAGAACAAGAGCCACTACCTGCTGGAATACAAGAAGGGTGATGCCGTGGCCCTGCTCAGCGAGGAACGCATCCGGCTCAAGGGACAACTGTGGACCAAGGAGTGGTACATTGGCTACTATCAGGGCAAAGTGGGCTTGGTGCATACCAAGAACGTACTGGTAGTTGGCAAGGCCCGGCCCAGCCTGTTCTCAGGGCCCGAGCTGAGCACCTCggtgctgctggagcagattctCCGGCCCTGCAAATTCCTCACCTACATCTATGCCTCTGTGCGGACCTTGCTCATGGAGAACATCAGCAGCTGGCGGGCCTTTGCCGATGCCCTGGGTTATGGGAACCTGCCGCTTACCTTCTTTTGCCGCGCGGAGCTGGACAGTGAGCCAGAGCGGGTAGCATCTGTTCTGGAAAAGCTCAAAGAGGACTGTAACAACCCTGATAACAAGGACCGGAAGTCCTTCCAGAAGGAGCTGGTGATG GCTTTGCTGAAAATGGACTGCCAGGGCCTGGTGGTCAGACTCATCCAGGACTTTGTGCTCCTGACCACGGCTGTCGAAGTGGCACAGCGCTGGAGGGAACTGGCTGAGAAGTTGGCCAAGGTCTCCAAGCAACAGATGGATGCATACGAGTCGCCCCACCGAGACAGGAATGGGGTGGTAGACAGTGAG GCCATGTGGAAACCGGCCTATGACTTCTTACTCACCTGGAGCCACCAGATTGGGGACAGCTACCGAGATGTCATCCAGGAGCTGCACATAGGCCTGGACAAGATGAAGAATCCGATCACCAGGCGCTGGAAGCATCTCACGGGAACACTGATCCTGGTGAACTCACTGGACATCCTGAGGGCTGCCGCCTTCAGCCCCGCGGACCGTGATGACTTTGTGATCTGA